A genomic region of Mus musculus strain C57BL/6J chromosome 7, GRCm38.p6 C57BL/6J contains the following coding sequences:
- the Olfr514 gene encoding olfactory receptor 514, with protein MGQNDSSVVEFILLGFSHFPELQVHMFGAFLVIYLVTLTGNATIVTVIFLDHSLHIPMYLFLQNLSVVEASFSTTVMPEMLVVLTSEKATISFGGCFAQTYFILLFGGTECFLLGAMAYDRFAAICYPLTYPMIMSKRIFVKLVVCSWVLGIMTATVSVTWVFSFPFCGPSKINHISCEVPAVLELACADTFLFEVYSFTGTILLVLVPFLLILLSYTQILFTVLRMPSTTGRQKAFSTCASHLTSVTLFYSTACMTYLQPKSKYSPDTKKLMSLAYSLLTPLLNPLIYSLRNKEMKRAVVKLCQIKVVF; from the coding sequence ATGGGACAGAATGACAGCTCTGTGGTTGAGTTCATCCTGTTGGGATTTTCTCACTTCCCTGAACTCCAAGTACACATGTTTGGAGCTTTCTTAGTTATTTATCTGGTGACTCTGACAGGAAATGCCACCATTGTTACTGTCATCTTTCTGGACCACAGCCTACATATCCCCATGTACCTGTTCTTGCAGAACTTGTCTGTGGTGGAAGCAAGCTTCAGCACAACTGTTATGCCTGAGATGCTGGTGGTCCTGACTAGTGAGAAAGCAACCATTTCCTTTGGGGGTTGTTTTGCGCAGACATATTTCATTCTTCTCTTTGGTGGGACTGAGTGTTTTCTCCTGGGGGCAATGGCTTATGATCGATTTGCTGCAATCTGCTACCCTCTAACCTACCCAATGATTATGAGCAAAAGGATCTTTGTGAAATTGGTGGTGTGCTCATGGGTCTTGGGTATCATGACAGCTACTGTGTCGGTCACATGGGTGTTTAGCTTCCCCTTCTGTGGTCCTAGTAAAATTAATCATATATCATGTGAAGTCCCAGCAGTGCTGGAGCTTGCCTGTGCAGACACCTTCCTGTTTGAAGTCTATTCCTTCACAGGCACCATTTTGCTTGTCCTGGTCCCCTTCCTGTTGATACTTTTGTCTTATACTCAAATTCTCTTCACCGTCCTGAGGATGCCATCCACTACTGGGAGACAGAAGGCTTTTTCCACATGTGCCTCTCATCTCACCTCTGTCACCCTCTTCTACAGCACAGCATGCATGACTTATCTACAGCCCAAATCCAAGTACTCACCAGACACCAAGAAACTGATGTCATTGGCTTACTCTCTGCTCACCCCTCTGCTGAATCCACTTATCTACAGCCTGAGAAACAAGGAGATGAAAAGGGCTGTGGTAAAATTATGCCAAATAAAAGTGGTTTTCTGA